Proteins encoded by one window of Glycine soja cultivar W05 chromosome 15, ASM419377v2, whole genome shotgun sequence:
- the LOC114386915 gene encoding pentatricopeptide repeat-containing protein At5g40410, mitochondrial: MFRLFHAKFIGPKLHPQKTITFQLLFPPFKCCSLLFETSLQFYFISSYRRDPPLSTLLLALKSSSSVSCCRAIHARVIKSLDYRDGFIGDQLVSCYLNMGSTPDAQKLFDEMPHKDSISWNSLVSGFSRIGDLGNCLRVFYTMRYEMAFEWNELTLLSVISACAFAKARDEGWCLHCCAVKLGMELEVKVVNAFINMYGKFGCVDSAFKLFWALPEQNMVSWNSMVAVWTQNGIPNEAFNYFNMMRVNGLFPDEATILSLLQACEKLPLGRLVEAIHGVIFTCGLNENITIATTLLNLYSKLGRLNVSHKVFAEISKPDKVALTAMLAGYAMHGHGKEAIKFFKWTVREGMKPDHVTFTHLLSACSHSGLVMDGKYYFQIMSDVYRVQPQLDHYSCMVDLLGRCGMLNDAYQLIKSMPLEPNSGVWGALLGACRVYRNINLGKEAAENLIALNPSDPRNYIMLSNIYSAAGLWSDASKVRALMKTKVFTRNAGCSFIEHGNKIHRFVVDDYSHPDSDKIHRKLEEIMRKIQEVGFVSETESILHDVDEEVKTDMINKHSEKIALAFGLLVSNADMPLVIIKNLRICLDCHNTAKFVSLIEKRTIIIRDSKRFHHFSDGLCSCADYW, encoded by the coding sequence ATGTTTAGGTTGTTCCATGCAAAATTCATAGGTCCTAAGTTACATCCACAAAAAACTATAACGTTCCAACTCTTGTTCCCTCCCTTTAAATGTTGTTCCCTTCTCTTTGAAACCTCTCTTcagttttatttcatttcatcatATCGTCGCGACCCTCCTCTTTCCACTCTACTCCTTGCTCTCAAATCTTCATCTTCTGTCTCCTGCTGCAGGGCCATTCATGCCCGAGTGATCAAATCACTGGATTACAGAGATGGGTTTATTGGTGATCAATTGGTTTCGTGTTACCTTAACATGGGGTCCACCCCAGATGCACAGAAGCTGTTTGATGAAATGCCCCACAAGGATTCTATCTCTTGGAACTCATTGGTTTCTGGGTTTTCAAGAATAGGAGACCTTGGTAATTGTTTGAGGGTGTTTTATACAATGAGGTATGAAATGGCATTTGAATGGAATGAGCTTACACTCTTATCTGTTATCTCAGCTTGTGCCTTTGCGAAAGCCCGGGATGAGGGCTGGTGTCTTCATTGTTGTGCAGTGAAATTGGGTATGGAGTTGGAGGTTAAGGTTGTTAATGCTTTTATTAACATGTATGGGAAGTTTGGCTGTGTTGACTCTGCTTTCAAGCTGTTCTGGGCACTGCCAGAGCAGAATATGGTGTCGTGGAATTCAATGGTGGCTGTTTGGACACAAAATGGAATCCCTAATGAagcctttaattattttaatatgatgAGAGTCAATGGACTTTTTCCCGATGAAGCCACCATTCTGAGCTTGCTTCAAGCCTGTGAAAAATTGCCTTTAGGAAGATTGGTAGAGGCCATACATGGAGTGATCTTCACCTGTGGTCTTAATGAAAATATAACGATTGCAACCACCCTTTTGAACTTGTATTCAAAGTTAGGGAGATTGAATGTGTCTCATAAGGTCTTTGCAGAGATAAGCAAGCCTGATAAAGTGGCATTGACTGCCATGCTTGCTGGGTATGCCATGCATGGGCATGGGAAAGAAGCAATAAAGTTCTTTAAATGGACTGTAAGGGAAGGTATGAAGCCTGATCATGTTACATTTACTCATTTGTTAAGTGCTTGTAGCCATTCAGGGCTTGTCATGGATGGAAAGTACTACTTTCAAATCATGTCTGATGTTTACAGAGTTCAACCCCAATTGGATCACTATTCATGTATGGTTGATCTTCTTGGCCGCTGTGGTATGCTCAATGATGCTTATCAGCTGATAAAGAGCATGCCATTAGAGCCAAATTCTGGAGTTTGGGGTGCCCTTCTTGGTGCTTGTAGGGTTTATCGTAACATCAATCTTGGGAAGGAAGCTGCAGAGAATTTGATTGCACTAAATCCTTCAGACCCTAGAAATTATATCATGCTTTCCAACATATATTCTGCTGCAGGTCTGTGGAGtgatgcatcaaaagtgagagcTTTAATGAAGACTAAAGTTTTTACTAGAAACGCTGGATGCAGTTTTATTGAGCATGGGAATAAAATCCATCGTTTTGTGGTAGATGATTATTCTCACCCTGATTCAGACAAAATACACAGGAAGCTGGAAGAGATTATGAGAAAAATTCAAGAGGTTGGTTTCGTGTCTGAAACTGAATCCATTCTCCATGATGTTGATGAAGAGGTGAAAACAGATATGATTAACAAGCATAGTGAGAAGATAGCACTTGCATTTGGACTTTTGGTTAGTAATGCTGATATGCCAttagttataataaaaaatctcaGAATATGCCTGGATTGCCACAACACTGCAAAATTTGTCTCGCTGATAGAGAAGCGTACAATCATTATCCGAGATTCAAAGCGATTTCACCACTTTTCAGATGGATTATGCTCTTGTGCTGATTATTGGTAG